The Actinomadura graeca nucleotide sequence TCGTCCTGTCGATGCTGAACCAGATGAAGCCGAAGCCGAACGGCGACACCGGCCTCTACCGGACGATGCTCGCCGCGTACAGGCAGATGAACAGGACGTACAAGCCGGAGTTCGGCAACTCCATCCTGCTGCTGACCGACGGCAAGAACGACGATCCCGACGGCCCGTCCCTGGCGGAGACGCTGAAGCAGCTCAAGGCCATGCAGGATCCGAACAAGCCGATCCAGGTCAACATGATCGGGTTCGGGAAGGGCGTGGACCGGGGCGAACTGGAGCAGATCGCGGCGGCCACCAACGGAAACGTGCAGATCGCGATGACACCACAGGAGGTGTCCAAGATCTTCCTCAAGATGCTGTCCCGCCGCATCACTTCGTGATCTTCCGAACACGTATCGAATTTCTCGATTTTTCCTGCGATCTGTGTCAACCCCACGACTCATCCGATCGTCAATCTAGGTGGAGGCCCGACGGGGAGCGGGGCCGTCGGGCCTCCGACCTAAGCTCCCTCCCCGGCCCGAGACGGGGAGCGGCCACCGGCCCCCAGAAGGCGCCGAGCTGACCGACCGGCCCCCAGGCCGGGGAGAAGCTCCTTGTGCATAACGCCCCGGGCGCGCAGGCCGACCCCCGGCCCCGGGCGAGACCCTCATCGAAAGGCCGGGACCCGGCGGACCGCCGGGCGGACCCGGCCTATCCTGATCTCGCGGGAGGACCTCGTGTCCGGTTGGCCCAGCCTCGACCGCGCCGATGACGAACGGCTCGCGCGGTCGCTCGCCGCCGGCGACCCTGGCGCCCTCATCCAGGTGATGGACCGCTACGCGGCGCGCCTCTACGACTACTGCCACGCGCTCCTGCGCGACCAGGAGTCCGCCGCCCGCGCCCTGCACGACGCGCTCATCGCCGCGTACGCGCACGTCTCCGTCCTGAGTGAGCCCGACCGGTTCCGCGGCTGGCTCTACACGCTCGTGCGCAACGAGTGCCTGCGCAGGCTGCGCGACCCGGAGCGCCCGCCCGAGCGGCACGAGGCCCCCGAGGTCGAGGACGGCTTCGTCGACGAGGCGGAGCGGGTCCGCCGCCTTGAGGCCCGCCAGCTCGTCCACAGCGCGCTGTCGGGCATGCGCGGCCGCGAGCGCGAGACGCTCGACCTGATGCTGCGGCACGGCCTGGACGCCACGGAGATCGCCGGCGTGCTCGGCATGGACGTGCGGGAGGCCACCGCGCTGGCCGAGGAGGCCGGCGCCCGGCTCGACGACGCCCTCGCCGCCGCGTTCCTCGCCCGCACCGGCCGGGGCGAGTGCGCCGAGCTGGCCGTGCTCGCCGCCGACGGCGAGCTCCCCCTCCCGCCGCCGGTCACCCAGCGGATCGTCCAGCACATCGGCGGCTGCGCGGTCTGCCACGCGCGCCGCGAGCGCGTCTCCGCGGCGCGCCTGCTCCAGGTGCTGCCGGTCGCGATGATGCCGACCGACCTGCGCGGACGCGTGATGGCGACCGCCACCGACCCGGCGCTGGCGCCCGATCTCGCGGGCATCGCGCAGCGCGCGGAGCCGTTCGACTCCTGGGGCTGGCCGGTCGGCACCGAGGCCCCGGTCCCGGACGAGGCCCCGCGGCGCCGCACCCCGCGCGCGCTCCTGCCGGCCGTCGCCGCCGCGGCCGCGGTGATGCTCATCGTCACGGGTGCCTTCTTCCTGATGCCCGGCTCGCCGAAGAAGGAGACGGCGGCGAAGGGCCCCGCCGGGATCGCGGCGTCCACGCCCGACCCGTCGGAGCCGGAGGAGTCCCCCAGCCCGTCGGAGTCACCGACCCCGACCAAGAGCAGCAGCACGCCGACGCCCACGCCGACGCCCACCACCCCGACGCCGACCCCGACGCGGACCCGGACGCCGTCCAGCCGCCCGCCGAGCCCGACCCCGACCCGCACCCGGACCGGGACGCTGTCGGTCGGCGGCTGCACGATCGTCAACTCCGGCAGCTGCTCGTTCAGCGTGCGCGCCGTCGGCGGCCCCGTCCGCTGGTCGGTGACGGGCCACTCCCCCAACCTCAGCGTCGGCGGTGGCGGCGGGCGGCTCGGCGAGAACGCCACCTCGACCGTCACCGTCACGCTCCAGGGCCAGTGCCCCGCGGGCGGCGGGACGGGGTCGGTCAGCTTCTCCCCCAACGGTGTCGCGTCGATCACACTGCAGTGCGACTCGGACGGGCAGGGCTGACCCGGAAGATCATTAGTGATCCACATCACATTCATCGGTGTAATCGCGGATCTACGAGGCGAGACGGCCACGGGGCGTACCGCTTCGGTCACATAAATCGGCACAGAGGGAAGAAATTCCAGGAACTTGGTGGCAAGATCGGGCAACCAGAGCGGGCCGATAGGCGTCGGCGGCTCTCCGGGGGCACGTTCAACGACACCGACTTCACCTGGAGGATTCCCGTGGCCGGTGAGGCAGGGCCCGGACGGTCCGACGACCAGCGGCTGGCAGAGGCACTGCGGGCCGGGGACGTCATCGCGCTGACGGAGGTCTACGACACCTACGCGCCGTTCCTCTACGACTACTGCCACGGTCTCCTGCGCGACCGCGTGGAGGCGGCGGGGGCGCTGCGGAACTGCGTCATCGCGGCCCGCGAGCACGCCGAGCGGCTCCAGGAGCCGGAGCGGCTGCGCGGCTGGCTGTACGCCATCGCCCGCAAGGAGTGCATGCGGCGCCGCGACAGCCCGAACCGGCACGTCGGCCAGGAGGCCCCGGAGTCCGAGGACGACCTGAGCACCGAGCAGCTCGCCCGCCGCGAGGAGCGCCGGCTGCTCGCGCACAGCGCGCTGGCCGCGCTGAACGGCAGGCAGCGCGAGGCGATCGACCTGTCGGTCCGGCACGAGCTGGACGAGGTCGATCTGTCGGGCGTGTTCGGGATCCCGCTGGAGGACACCCTGCGGCTGGTGGAGAAGGCCCGCGAGGACCTCGCCGCCGCGCTGCACGCGTCCCTCATCGCGCAGAACCACTGGAAGGACTGCCCCAGCGTCTCCGCGCTGACCGAGTCCTGGCCGCTGTCGCCGCAGACGTCGTCGTCGCTCGTCCGGCACGTCGCGAGCTGCCCGGCCTGCGGCGCGCGCGACACCCCGCCGCTGCCCGCGGACCGGCTGCTGTCGGTGCTGCCGATCGCCGCGATCCCCGCAGACCTGCGGCTGGACGTGCTGACCGCCGCGACCGCCGCGGACCGCGCCGACAACCGCCGCGCCATCGCCGCCTGGACCGAGCCGTTCGACGAGTACGGCTGGCCGCTCCCCTACGAGCCCGCCCCCTCGCGCGCCCGCGAGCGCGCCCCCCGCCGCCGCGGCCCGCTGATCGGCGCCGCCGCCGCGGCCCTCGCCGCCGCCGTGCTCCTGGCCGGCGCGATGACGGCCTTCGGCGGCGAGCCGCGGACCGACGATGCCGGGAAGCGGCCCGTGCCGGGCGGCAGCGGCGGCGGCGAGCCGTCCGGCGGCGGCGACCCCGACCCCACGCCGACCGACCCGCTGCCCACCGAGTCGTCGGCGTCCCCGTCGAAGTCGCCCTCGCCGTCGAAGTCGCCCTCGCCGTCCAAGACCCCGTCCAAGACACCTTCGAAGACGCCGAAACCACCGGACAGCAGGCCGCCCCGTCCGCCCGCGCCCGGACACCTGTCGCTCCAAGGATGCGGGATGGGCGCCGACGACGCCTGCACCGTCACGGTCACCGCCGTCGACGGGCCGGTGGACTGGCGCGTCACCGGGACGTACGGCGACCTGAGCGCGGGCGGCGGCGGCCACCTGCCGGCGGGCGGCTCCGCGCGGGTGCGTGTGGAGCGGACCAACACCCTGTGCCTCGGGCGCCGGAGCGGCTCGGTGTCCTTCTCCCCCGGCGGCTCCGTGGGCGTCTCCTACTGCTGACGTACCTGCCAGACGCGGCTTCGTCCGCCTCCCGGCCCCCGGCCCCCTGCCTCCGCGGGGACCGGGGGCCGGTGATCGCCCGGCCACTTCCGGCCGTCGTCCGGCGGGAATCCCACCGATCTTCGGTTTAGGCTCTGACCTGCACGAACACCCTCAAGACCGGACGAAGAGCATGATGAATGCCCAGGAATCGCCCGCCGCCAGGTGGATTCGGAGGACGGCCGGGGTACGCCTCTGCGACGACAGCCGAGCAGAGTGGACACACATTGCCACGGAGGTCGATAGCCGTCATAACCGGCCCATGACGGCGAGCTGGACCCACGTGTCCCGCTGGGCGAGAACACAGGACTAGACCATTCGGGACTAGGCCGCCCGATTGGGGGGGACGCACCGTGGCAGACGCATGGCTGCCGGGAGCCGGCCGCATGCCGGCACGACAGGACGGAGGAGCACTGCAGGGAGGTGCCCCCCGGGTCGTCTGGTTCGCCAGCGAAACCGATCCCCGCACCGTGTCGGGGCGGTCGGTCGCCGCCGATCTCGTCAAGGAGGAGAGGCC carries:
- a CDS encoding RNA polymerase sigma factor, which gives rise to MSGWPSLDRADDERLARSLAAGDPGALIQVMDRYAARLYDYCHALLRDQESAARALHDALIAAYAHVSVLSEPDRFRGWLYTLVRNECLRRLRDPERPPERHEAPEVEDGFVDEAERVRRLEARQLVHSALSGMRGRERETLDLMLRHGLDATEIAGVLGMDVREATALAEEAGARLDDALAAAFLARTGRGECAELAVLAADGELPLPPPVTQRIVQHIGGCAVCHARRERVSAARLLQVLPVAMMPTDLRGRVMATATDPALAPDLAGIAQRAEPFDSWGWPVGTEAPVPDEAPRRRTPRALLPAVAAAAAVMLIVTGAFFLMPGSPKKETAAKGPAGIAASTPDPSEPEESPSPSESPTPTKSSSTPTPTPTPTTPTPTPTRTRTPSSRPPSPTPTRTRTGTLSVGGCTIVNSGSCSFSVRAVGGPVRWSVTGHSPNLSVGGGGGRLGENATSTVTVTLQGQCPAGGGTGSVSFSPNGVASITLQCDSDGQG
- a CDS encoding RNA polymerase sigma factor, which translates into the protein MAGEAGPGRSDDQRLAEALRAGDVIALTEVYDTYAPFLYDYCHGLLRDRVEAAGALRNCVIAAREHAERLQEPERLRGWLYAIARKECMRRRDSPNRHVGQEAPESEDDLSTEQLARREERRLLAHSALAALNGRQREAIDLSVRHELDEVDLSGVFGIPLEDTLRLVEKAREDLAAALHASLIAQNHWKDCPSVSALTESWPLSPQTSSSLVRHVASCPACGARDTPPLPADRLLSVLPIAAIPADLRLDVLTAATAADRADNRRAIAAWTEPFDEYGWPLPYEPAPSRARERAPRRRGPLIGAAAAALAAAVLLAGAMTAFGGEPRTDDAGKRPVPGGSGGGEPSGGGDPDPTPTDPLPTESSASPSKSPSPSKSPSPSKTPSKTPSKTPKPPDSRPPRPPAPGHLSLQGCGMGADDACTVTVTAVDGPVDWRVTGTYGDLSAGGGGHLPAGGSARVRVERTNTLCLGRRSGSVSFSPGGSVGVSYC